The sequence ATGCAGCCGAGTCTGCATGGATGAGCGTGCTGGCGACGCGCGCGCCCTTGACTGCGGCCCAGACGCGAAAGGGCGTCGCCCGGGCGGTGGCGCTGTGGACGCAGAATGGCATCACTACCGCCAGCGAGATGGGGCTCGGTCTGAGTGGCGACGACATTTCGATCGTGCAGACGATCGTCGACGAACAGCTGATGCCGATCGACCTGGTGCTGTTCGCCAAGGCGGCCTCGGCCGATCGGATCATCACCGCGGCTTATCAGATCCACAAGAGCCGTACCGCGCCAGACGTCGACACCAGCACTGCGATGCTCGCTGCGCGCCCCGATCTGGACAAGCGCTACATCAATCGTGTCCGCCTCGCCGGCATCAAGTTCTGGCTCGACGGCAGCATCGACACCATGTTCATGTCGCGGCCTTTCACCACGAACCCGCCCGGGGTCACGACCGCCGACTATCGCGGTGTGAGGGTCGATCCGCAGGAGCAGCTCGTCGCCTTTCTCGACAAGTACTGGAACAGCAACCGCCAGATCGCTGCCCACGCCATCGGCGACGAAGCCAATGAACAGTTCCTGCTGGCGCTGGAGGACGTCATTCGCCGCAAGGGCAAGGGCGACGGGCGTCCGATCTTCCAGCACGCCCAGTTCCTGCGCCCGGACCAGATCGCGCGCATCAAGGCAGTCGACGGCACGACCAGCTTCACCGCTGGCGGCCTCTTTCCGATGGGCGACTACATCGCGAGCCTGGTGCCCGATCGGATCGACTGGGTGGGTGTCGCCGGCTCGGTCCAGCGCCAGGGCGTGAACTGGACGCTCAACACCGACTGGCCGGCAGGCGTGAGTCCGAGCCTGATGTATGCCGCCTGGAACGTCGTCAACCGCGTGACCCGCTCCGGCAAACCGTTTGCGCCGCACGAGCGTGTCTCGGCCTACGATGCCATGCGCAGCCTGACCATCAATGCTGCCTATCAGTACAAGGAAGAAAAGACCAAGGGCACGCTCGAGGTCGGCAAGCTGGCGGATCTGGTTGTGCTCGATCGCAATCCGCTCAAGGTCCACCCGATGTCCATCAAGGATATCCAGGTCGTCCAGACCCTCAAGGAAGGGGTGCTGGTCTACAACCGGAAACCGGCTGCCACGGCAATGGTCGCCCCGGGCTTCCGAGCCGGCCCGATCGACCAGCACGTCCATGGTCCGGACTGCAACCACGCAGCATTGTTCGCCCGATCCGACGAGATCGACCGGCTCGTCCATGGCCCGGACGGCGCGCGCGGGCGCCCACTGTCGGTCGATCAGGAGCGGGTGCTGGCCCGACTGTTCCGCGCTTCCGAGTGAGACCGGCATTGTCGGAACAGAAAGTTCATCCGATTCCCGATCCAGGCGTCGTTCGTCATGCCGCGACCTTTCGTCTCGACGGTGAGCCGATGATCCCGTCCAGGGCTGCGATGCTGCGCGCAGTTGCATGGGCGGGGATCCTCGCCGCGTGCACGCCGCTCGCGCGCGCCGCGTCGCCGGCCGAGGAGATCGAGGTACTGCGGGCGCGTATCGTTGAGCAGCGTGCGCGGCTCGACGCGCAGGAACGGCAGCTGCGCGAGCAGCAGTCGCGGTTGGCCGAGCAGGAGCGCCTGCTCGACGATCTCGCGCGGCGGACCGCCGGGGCACCGACTGCGGCTTCGCCTGCGGCGGCTGCCCCGGTGGCTTCTGCGGCTGCCGCTGCGAAAGAGCCTGCCGCGCCGGTTGCAGCGGTTGACGCTGCGCCGGGTAGCGAACGCGAGCCGATTCGCGCACGCTTCGAAGGCGTTCGCATCACCGTGGGCGGCAGCGTGCGCACGACGATGACCACCACCACCGCGCGGATGCAGCCGGACGCTACACCGTTCATCGTGTTGCCGTCGGTACCCGGGGTGCGCGAGGGCACCACCAAGCTCGATGCCCGGCTTTCATCGCTGGTGATCAACGTGCAGGGCGCCAGGCTCGGCGACTTCCAGCTCGGTGCGGGTGTCTTCGCCTATCTGTTCGACGGCAACCTGTTCTCCGGGAAGTACGGCGTCTATCCGGGCATGGCCTACGTCGATGCGACAGACGGTCGCTGGCGGTTTGCGGCGGGGCTGCTGATGGACGTGTTCAGCCCCCGCATCCCGACGATGGTCGACTCGATGTCGGCGTTCGCCGGCAGCGGCAACCCGGGCAACTCGTTCAAGCCGCAGCTGCGCGTCGAGCGGCTGGTGCCCATCGGATCCGATCGCCTGAGGCTGCAGGCCGCGCTGGCCGATGCGTTGCCGAGCAACATCAAGCCGGCAACCCTGGCGTCGACCGAGAACACTGGCGTTCCCAACATCGAGGCCCGCATCGCGTACGCGAGCGGACAGCCGCGCGGCAATGGCGCGTGGGTGCCCTGGCCGGCCTGGGAACTCGGACTGTCGACGGCGAGCGGACAGTTCCGAACCTTCAGCACCGGCGGCGCCTTCGTCCCGTACGAAACACGGCTCTCGGGGGTCGCGCTCGAGGGCGCCCTGCGGATCGGCCGGCAGTTCGGACTGCAGGGCGAGCTGTATGAGGGCAGCGCGCTCGGGCCCTATCTCGGCGCGGTGTTCCAGACCGTCGGACCGACCCGTCAGGCGATCCGCAGCCGCGGCGGCTGGGGCGAGGCCGCGTGGTGGTGGACGCGTACCCTGCACTCGCATGCTGGATTCGGCATCGATCGTGCCAACGCCGCCGACCTCGCCGGCACCGGGTTCGCGAGCAACCGCACGACCTTCGTCAACCTGTTCTGGGATCCTTCGCCGATGACGACGCTGGCGGTCGAGCTGACCCACCGGCGCACGGTGTACGGCAGCGGGCTCGACGCCAACGGGTATGCGCTGATGCTGTCCTCCGAACTGCGCTTCTGACGGCGCGGGCATGACTGCGTCGAGCCCGAGTTACGCGCCGAACTCGAGTCCGTCCTCAGGCAGAGCGAGACCTTGACCGAGTTCGTCGAGACTACGGTGCAGCACCGGCTCGCGATCACTCCTTTCGGATTCCGCAAAGCCGCCCAGAACCCGGCGCGGTAGTGGCGATGCCCGAGGGTGGCCGCCGCTGCCGGCGGCCGCTCGTCAGGCCTGCGCCGCGCGGAACTTCGGCACGCCGATGCCTTCCGCCACCGTCTCGAACATGGCCTGTACCGGCATGCCGATCCGTACCGAGTCTGGCTCGGTGCCGACGAGGTTGCTCATCAACCGGCCGCCTTCGTCCAGCGCAACGATCGCGATCACGTAGGGCAGCTCGGCCTTGAACGCCGGATCGGGCGCGCGGTGCACGACGGTGTAGGAGAACACGGTGCCGCGGCCGGACACCGCGGTCCATTCGGCAGCGGTCGCGCCGCACGCGCAGACCATGCGCGTGGGGGAGCGGAACACGCCGCACGCGGCGCACTTGCGCAGCCTCAGTTCTCCCGCGGCACAGCCGGACCAGAAGGGCGCGGTGTTGTCGGTGGGGGCGGGGATCGGCTTGGTCGCTTCGCTCATCGGAGTTTCGCCTTGCGCGGAAAAAAGCGGCCTCAGCGGCCGAGGATCATCGTTACGGCGAGCGACATCGGCCCGCCGATGCCGTGCGCGAGCGCGAGCTTCGCACCGGCCACCTGGTTGACGCCTGCATCGCCGCGCACTTGTCGCACCGCCTCGGGCAGCACGATCACATGCGCATTGCCCCAGGTGAGCATGCCGCCGGTCGTGTTCGTCGGAATCGAGCCGCCGAGTGCGGTGTGGCCTCCGGCGAACAGCGAACCCGCAGCACCGGGTTCGCAGAAGCCGAGCTCTTCCATCGCGACCAGGGCGGCGATGGTGAACGCGTCGAACACCTGCGCGGTGTCGATGTCGTCGGGCTTGACGCCTGCGATGCCGAACGCTGCCTCCGCGGACTGTCGGGTCGCCGAGGGCGGAAGGTCGTCGATGTCGGCGACGTGGTACGCGCAGTGGCCCTCGCCCGCACCGAGCAGGCGTACGACCGGCTGGCGCAGGTCGCGCGCGCGTTCGACCGAGGTGACGAGGACCGCACCGCCCCAGTCGGCCACCGGGCAGCAGTCGAATGCGTGCAGCGGCGCGGCGATCGGCGCCGAACCGAGCACCTTCTCCATCGCGAGCGGCTCCTTGCGCGGCGCGTGCGGCTGGCGCATCGCGTGCGCGCGCGCGGCAACCGCGACGGCTGCGAGGTCTTCACGGCCACGGCCATGGCGGTGCATCCAGCGTTGCGCGATCAGCGCGTACTTGCCCGGGACGGTGAGCCCGAACGGGTCTTCCCAGTCGTCGATCCAAGGGCGCGCCGCGCGCATCGCCTGGATCTTGTCGCCCTTGAACTTGGCGCCCCGGCTGTCGCTCTCGCAGACGAGCACGGTGTGCGCGTCGCCCGCGGCGATCGCGCGTGCGGCGTAGAGCACGCCCATGCCGGGTGAGGCGCCGGCGGCCTGTACCGCCATGTTCACGCGCGCGCGCACGTTCAGCGCCTCGGCCACCAGCGTGCTGAACATGAAGTGCGGATCGCCCGCAGGGCTTGCGGTGATGACGCCGTCGATGTCGCGCGACGTCAGTCCCGCGTCGGCCATCGCGGCAAGCCCTGCCTCGACCGCGAGTTCCTGCGCGCTGCGTACCTGCGTGGTCGAGATCGCCGCTTCGCCCACGCCGGCCAGCGCGATGTTTCCGTAGGGTTGACTCATCCGATGCTCCCTGTGTCCAGGCCGGCGCTGAGGCCGGCAACCGTTGTGGCGTGCCATACGGCGCGATTCATGATCCGGCACCGTCCGCGGGCGTGCGCCCGAGCGTGAGGCTGAAGCCGGGTCGCGACACGTGTACGCGCGTTGCCGATGCGCGGCGCGAAAGCTCGGCGATCAGCGACACCAGCGAATCGCCCGCTCCGGTGACGTACTCGCGCGGCGCGGTGGCGCTCGCACGCATGCGGGCGATGTCGTCGCGCCGCAGCAGGTAGCGCAGCAGCACTTCCTCTTCCGGCAGGTCGACCGCGTCGAGTTCTTTCCGGATCGTCGCCTCGTCGTGCTGCGTCATGTCCATCGCCGCAAGCTCGCGCGCCCGCGGACGATCGAGGATCTTCGCGCGGATTTCGGGGTCCATCAGCCGTTCGACATCGCCCCCGAAGTGGCCGAGCGCGTAGCGGATCGACTGGTCGGTGACCTGCACATAGCGCCCGCCGGTCATCACGTTCACCGCGGCCTGGCTGCCGACGTACTGCGACAGCGGCGTCACCATGATCGGGTAGCCGAACTCGGCGCGCACGCGTACTGCTTCCTCGAGCGCCGCCGGCAGGCGGTCTTCCGCGCCCACCTCCTTCAGCTGGTTGCGCAGGTTGGAGATCATGCCGCCGGGCACCTGGTGCACGTACTGCGCGTAGTCGTACTCGACCGGACGACCGACAGGGAAACCCTCGCGCCGCGCCACTTCCTCGAAGTGTGCCTGCACCGGGCGCACGAGGTCTTCGTCGACGGCCGTCTCGTAGCCGAGCGCACGCAGGTTCGCCGCCACGTTGAACAGCGAAGGCAGCGAGGCGTCGTCGGCCAGCGGCGGAATGGCAATGTTCACGATGCGCACGCCCTTGCGCACGGCCTCCAGCGCGTTCAGCGGCCCGAGGCCGGTCGAGCAGTGGCCGTGCATCTCGATCGGGATGCCAGGCGCGGCGTCCATCATCGCAGGCACCAGCATGCCGGTGCGCTCGGGCGTGAGCAGGCCGCCCGGGTCTTTCAGGCAGATGCGATAGGGCTTGAGCGCCGCTGCGGCGCGCGTGCGCTCGATGAAGTACTCGTCGGTGTGCCGGGGCGAGACCGAGTAGGTGAGGTTGATGATTGGCTTCACGCCCGCCTTCGCGGCCGCGCCCGCACGCTTCGCCCAGACCGCGGGGTCGTTCCAGGAATCCGACACCCGCACCTCGTCGATGCCCGCGCGCTTCATCACGCGCCAGAAAAGTTCGACCATCGACTGCTGGTCGGTGCCGAACAGGTTGAGTCCGCCGCCGTTCAGCCGCAGCGGCGTGCGTCCGCCGTGCGCCTTCAGCAGCCGGATGCGCTCGAACGGATCCTCGCGCAGGTCGCGCACGCACTTGCCGATGAATGACGGGGCGAGCACTTCGAGCGCATCGAAGCCGGCGCGATCGAGGCGGTCGATTACCGGTAGCATCATGCCAGTCGTCATCCGCTCGGCCCAGAGACTCTGGTGACCATCGCGCAGCGTGACGTCGACGAATTCGATCCGTTCCATCCTCTGCTCCGTCCTCGATGCCGGGTCGTTTACCCGGCGTGCGCCGGTACGGCGCCGTTCATCTCGTCGATCATCCGCCCGACCAGCGCCGTGTTGACGCGACCGGACACGAAATCCGGGTGCGGTATCGCATGCCGCAGGAACGGCAGCGTGGTGTCGATGCCTTCTATCGTGAACTGCGCGAGCGCCCGGCGCATGCGCAGGATCGCCTCGTCGCGGTCGATGCCGTAGACGATCAGCTTGGCGAGCATCGAGTCATAGTGGATCGGCACCACGTAGCCTTCATGGCAGTGCGTGTCGAGCCGGATGTTCGGCCCTTCGGGCGGCCGCCATGTGGTGATGCGGCCGGGGCTGGGGCGGAAGTTCTCGGTGGGCACCTCGGCGTTGATGCGGCACTCGATCGCGTGCCCGCGCAGCACGACGCCGCGCTGCCGGTAGCGCAGCCGCTCTCCTGCGGCCACGCGCAGCTGTTCCTGCACGAGGTCGATGCCCGACACCGCCTCGCTCACCGGGTGCTCGACCTGGATGCGGGTGTTCATCTCGAGGAAGAAGAACTCGCCGGTGTCACCGTCGACGATGAACTCGACCGTACCTGCGTTGCGGTATTCGATCGCGCGGGCGAGCGCCACCGCCGCGGCGCGGATGCCGTCGCGCGTGGCCACTGGCAGGTTCGGCGCCGGAGACTCCTCGACCACCTTCTGGTGGCGCCGCTGCAGCGAGCAATCGCGCTCGCCCACGTGGACCAGGTTGCCGTGGGCATCGCCCAGCACCTGCACCTCGACGTGGCGCGCGTTGCGGATGTAGCGCTCGAGGTAGAGCGTGTCGTCGCCGAATGCGTTGCGCGCCTCGTGCGAGGCGGCGGCGAAGGCGCGCGCGATGTCCTCGGCGCGCTCGACGACCTTCATCCCTCGGCCACCCCCGCCCGCGGCGGCCTTGAGCAGCACCGGATAGCCGATGGTGCCGGCGATCGTCGCGGCCTGGGCAGCGTCGGTGACTTCCTCCGACCCCGGCAGCAGCGGCACGTTCGCGGCCCGCGCGAGTGCCCGCGCGGCCAGCTTGTTGCCCATGTCATGGATCTGGTCGGGCGTGGGCCCGACGAACACGATGCCCTCGTCCGCGCAGGCCTGGGCGAGCGCCCGGGACTCGGCCAGGAAACCGTAGCCCGGGTGCAGCGCGTCGCACTCCGTGCCCAGCGCGGCCGCAAGCAGCGCGTCGATCCGCAGGTAGCTCGCCTGCGAAGCTGCCGGCCCGATGCACAGTGCCCGGTCGGCCATGCGCGCCGGCAGGCTGTCGCGATCGGCCTCGGAGGCAGCCAGCACGGTCTCGATGCCGAGCGCGCGGCAGGCGTGGATGATTCGCACCGCGATCTCGCCGCGGTTGGCGACCAGCACGCGGCGCAGCGGTCGAGCGGTCACGACGGACGCACGCGGAACAGCACCTGGCCGTACTCGACGATCGTCGCATCCTGCACGCACACCTCGGCGATCGTGCCGGTCGTGCCCGCGTGCACGGCGTTGAACATCTTCATCGCCTCGACGAGGCCGACCGTCGTCTCGGGACCTACCTTCGATCCCGGCGTCACGAACGGCGCCGCGCCGGGCTCGGGCTGCGAATAGAAACGGCCGATCATCGGCGACACGATGTCGACGAGGCCGGAGCCCGCGGCGGACGCTGCCGCAGCCGCTGGCGCCGATGCGGTGCCGGCCGGGGCAGGCGATGCGACGGACGGCGCGGGCGGCGGTGCGGCGGGCGTGGGTGCAGGCGCAGGGGCCGCGACCGCGGGGGCCGCCGTCGGCAGCGCCATCGCCGCGTTGCCCTTCGCCACCGTGAGCTTCAGCGCGCCCAGTTCGAGCTGCAGGTAGTCGAACGTGGATTGTTCGAGCGTCTCGATGATGCGACCGATGCGCCGTACCTCGTCCTCGGTCAAGGGAACTTCCGGTTCGCCCACGTGCCTTGCTCCTCAGTTCGCGAGGCGCGTGCCGTCGGCAGCGACCTCGGGGATTTCCATCGTCCGGCAGTCGCTCGCGACCGCGAGCGCCGCGCCGGTCCTGGCGCGGATCGACTCGATGTCGCAGCCGGGTGCGGTCTCGCGCAGCACGAAGCCGTCCGGCGTCACGTCGATGACGGCCAGGTCGGTGTAGATGCGCTTCACGCAGGCGCGCGCCGTGAGCGGCGCCGCGCAGCACTCGACGATCTTCGGCGCGCCCTTGTTGGTGACGTGCGTCATCGCGACCCAGACACGCTTCGCGCCCACGGCCAGATCCATCGCCCCGCCGACGCCCGGCACCGCCTCGCCGGGCACTTTCCAGTTCGCGAAGTCGCCGTTGGCTGCGACCTCGATCGCGCCGAGGATCGCGTGCGTGAGGTGCCCGCCGCGCATCATCGCGAAGGAGATCGGCTGGTCGAAGAGCGCCGCGCCGGGCGCGAGCGTGCAGAAGCCCTTGCCCGCGCTGATCAGGTCGAGGTCGACCTCGCCCTTCGCCGGGCGAGGCCCGACACCCAGGATGCCGTTTTCGCTGTGCAGGAACACCTCGCGGCTGCGATCGAGGAAGTTCGCCACCAGCACCGGCATGCCGACGCCGAGGTTGACGTAGGCACCCTCGGGCAGGTCGTGCGCGATGCGCCAGGCGATGCCGTCGCGGGTGAGACTCATGCGCCGCCCTCCTTCGGCTGTTCAAGCAGGTTCGGATGGCGGTCAGCCTGCACCAGTCGGTCGACGAAGATGCCGGGCGTGTGTACCTGCTCGGGCGGAATCTCCCCGACCCCGACGAGGCGGTCGACTTC comes from Rhodocyclaceae bacterium and encodes:
- a CDS encoding acetyl-CoA carboxylase biotin carboxylase subunit yields the protein MTARPLRRVLVANRGEIAVRIIHACRALGIETVLAASEADRDSLPARMADRALCIGPAASQASYLRIDALLAAALGTECDALHPGYGFLAESRALAQACADEGIVFVGPTPDQIHDMGNKLAARALARAANVPLLPGSEEVTDAAQAATIAGTIGYPVLLKAAAGGGGRGMKVVERAEDIARAFAAASHEARNAFGDDTLYLERYIRNARHVEVQVLGDAHGNLVHVGERDCSLQRRHQKVVEESPAPNLPVATRDGIRAAAVALARAIEYRNAGTVEFIVDGDTGEFFFLEMNTRIQVEHPVSEAVSGIDLVQEQLRVAAGERLRYRQRGVVLRGHAIECRINAEVPTENFRPSPGRITTWRPPEGPNIRLDTHCHEGYVVPIHYDSMLAKLIVYGIDRDEAILRMRRALAQFTIEGIDTTLPFLRHAIPHPDFVSGRVNTALVGRMIDEMNGAVPAHAG
- a CDS encoding amidohydrolase family protein — protein: MPEGGFFSRQPGSRELTGHAAESAWMSVLATRAPLTAAQTRKGVARAVALWTQNGITTASEMGLGLSGDDISIVQTIVDEQLMPIDLVLFAKAASADRIITAAYQIHKSRTAPDVDTSTAMLAARPDLDKRYINRVRLAGIKFWLDGSIDTMFMSRPFTTNPPGVTTADYRGVRVDPQEQLVAFLDKYWNSNRQIAAHAIGDEANEQFLLALEDVIRRKGKGDGRPIFQHAQFLRPDQIARIKAVDGTTSFTAGGLFPMGDYIASLVPDRIDWVGVAGSVQRQGVNWTLNTDWPAGVSPSLMYAAWNVVNRVTRSGKPFAPHERVSAYDAMRSLTINAAYQYKEEKTKGTLEVGKLADLVVLDRNPLKVHPMSIKDIQVVQTLKEGVLVYNRKPAATAMVAPGFRAGPIDQHVHGPDCNHAALFARSDEIDRLVHGPDGARGRPLSVDQERVLARLFRASE
- a CDS encoding 3-oxoacid CoA-transferase subunit B, which produces MSLTRDGIAWRIAHDLPEGAYVNLGVGMPVLVANFLDRSREVFLHSENGILGVGPRPAKGEVDLDLISAGKGFCTLAPGAALFDQPISFAMMRGGHLTHAILGAIEVAANGDFANWKVPGEAVPGVGGAMDLAVGAKRVWVAMTHVTNKGAPKIVECCAAPLTARACVKRIYTDLAVIDVTPDGFVLRETAPGCDIESIRARTGAALAVASDCRTMEIPEVAADGTRLAN
- a CDS encoding thiolase family protein; the encoded protein is MSQPYGNIALAGVGEAAISTTQVRSAQELAVEAGLAAMADAGLTSRDIDGVITASPAGDPHFMFSTLVAEALNVRARVNMAVQAAGASPGMGVLYAARAIAAGDAHTVLVCESDSRGAKFKGDKIQAMRAARPWIDDWEDPFGLTVPGKYALIAQRWMHRHGRGREDLAAVAVAARAHAMRQPHAPRKEPLAMEKVLGSAPIAAPLHAFDCCPVADWGGAVLVTSVERARDLRQPVVRLLGAGEGHCAYHVADIDDLPPSATRQSAEAAFGIAGVKPDDIDTAQVFDAFTIAALVAMEELGFCEPGAAGSLFAGGHTALGGSIPTNTTGGMLTWGNAHVIVLPEAVRQVRGDAGVNQVAGAKLALAHGIGGPMSLAVTMILGR
- the accB gene encoding acetyl-CoA carboxylase biotin carboxyl carrier protein — protein: MGEPEVPLTEDEVRRIGRIIETLEQSTFDYLQLELGALKLTVAKGNAAMALPTAAPAVAAPAPAPTPAAPPPAPSVASPAPAGTASAPAAAAASAAGSGLVDIVSPMIGRFYSQPEPGAAPFVTPGSKVGPETTVGLVEAMKMFNAVHAGTTGTIAEVCVQDATIVEYGQVLFRVRPS
- a CDS encoding Zn-ribbon domain-containing OB-fold protein, which produces MSEATKPIPAPTDNTAPFWSGCAAGELRLRKCAACGVFRSPTRMVCACGATAAEWTAVSGRGTVFSYTVVHRAPDPAFKAELPYVIAIVALDEGGRLMSNLVGTEPDSVRIGMPVQAMFETVAEGIGVPKFRAAQA
- a CDS encoding biotin carboxyl carrier protein codes for the protein MERIEFVDVTLRDGHQSLWAERMTTGMMLPVIDRLDRAGFDALEVLAPSFIGKCVRDLREDPFERIRLLKAHGGRTPLRLNGGGLNLFGTDQQSMVELFWRVMKRAGIDEVRVSDSWNDPAVWAKRAGAAAKAGVKPIINLTYSVSPRHTDEYFIERTRAAAALKPYRICLKDPGGLLTPERTGMLVPAMMDAAPGIPIEMHGHCSTGLGPLNALEAVRKGVRIVNIAIPPLADDASLPSLFNVAANLRALGYETAVDEDLVRPVQAHFEEVARREGFPVGRPVEYDYAQYVHQVPGGMISNLRNQLKEVGAEDRLPAALEEAVRVRAEFGYPIMVTPLSQYVGSQAAVNVMTGGRYVQVTDQSIRYALGHFGGDVERLMDPEIRAKILDRPRARELAAMDMTQHDEATIRKELDAVDLPEEEVLLRYLLRRDDIARMRASATAPREYVTGAGDSLVSLIAELSRRASATRVHVSRPGFSLTLGRTPADGAGS